In Populus alba chromosome 1, ASM523922v2, whole genome shotgun sequence, a single window of DNA contains:
- the LOC118036898 gene encoding inactive LRR receptor-like serine/threonine-protein kinase BIR2 has product MSLNNSRERHLLLRRMKFCAFIVIFAALGAIAFAEDDARCLQGVQNSLGDPEGRLAKWNFANSSVGFICNFVGVSCWNDRENRIINLELRDMNLSGQVPESLQYCKSLQKLDLSSNSLSGTIPAQICTWLPYLVTLDLSNNDFSGPIPPDLASCIYLNSLILSNNRLSGSIPLGFSSLGRLKSFSVANNDLTGPVPSFFNNYDSANFDGNKGLCGRPLSKCGGLSKKNLAIIIAAGVFGAASSLLLGFGVWWWYRSKQSGRRKGGYDVGRGDDTNWAQRLRSHKLVQVSLFQKPLVKVKLGDLMAATNNFSPESIVISTRSGTTYKAVLPDGSALAIKRLSTFQLGEKQFRLEMNRLGQVRHPNLAPLLGFCVAGEEKLLVYKHMSNGTLYSLLHGTGNALDWPTRFRIGLGAARGLAWLHHGYQPPFLHQNICSNAILVDEDFDARIMDFGLARMMTSSDSIESSYVNGDLGEIGYVAPEYSSTMVASLKGDVYGFGVVLLELVTGQKPLDISTAEGGFKGNLVDWVNHLSSSGRSKDAVEKAICGKGHDEEISQFLKIACKCVIARPKDRWSMHEAYHSLKNIANERGLSEQDDEFPLIFGKQGHD; this is encoded by the coding sequence ATGTCCCTCAATAACTCAAGAGAAAGACATCTCCTTCTTCGCAGGATGAAGTTTTGTgcttttattgttatatttgcAGCATTAGGTGCCATTGCTTTCGCTGAAGATGATGCGAGGTGCCTGCAAGGTGTGCAGAATTCACTTGGTGACCCAGAAGGGAGGCTGGCAAAATGGAACTTTGCAAACTCATCAGTTGGATTCATCTGCAATTTTGTTGGGGTGTCATGTTGGAATGATCGAGAGAATAGGATAATCAACCTCGAATTACGTGACATGAATCTGTCAGGACAAGTTCCTGAATCCTTACAGTACTGCAAAAGCCTGCAAAAGTTGGATCTTTCATCTAATTCTCTCTCCGGTACGATTCCTGCTCAAATATGTACGTGGTTGCCTTACTTGGTCACTCTTGATCTCtcaaataatgatttttctGGTCCTATACCACCTGATCTTGCAAGCTGTATTTATTTGAATAGCTTGATACTATCAAACAATCGTCTCTCTGGGTCTATTCCTCTTGGATTTTCTTCTTTGGGTAGGCTCAAGAGTTTTTCTGTGGCAAATAATGATCTCACCGGTCCTGTTCCTTCcttctttaataattatgattccGCGAATTTTGATGGGAATAAGGGACTGTGTGGGAGGCCTTTATCTAAGTGCGGTGGGCTAAGCAAGAAGAATCTTGCTATTATAATTGCTGCCGGGGTTTTCGGTGCCgcttcttctttgttgttggGATTTGGGGTGTGGTGGTGGTATCGCTCAAAGCAAtcgggaagaagaaagggagggTATGACGTTGGAAGAGGTGATGATACTAATTGGGCTCAGAGATTGAGGTCTCACAAGCTTGTTCAAGTTTCTTTGTTTCAAAAGCCTCTTGTTAAGGTTAAATTGGGTGATTTAATGGCTGCTACAAACAATTTTAGTCCAGAGAGTATCGTTATTTCGACTAGATCAGGCACTACTTATAAGGCTGTTCTTCCTGATGGGTCGGCTCTTGCAATCAAGCGTCTCAGTACTTTCCAGCTCGGTGAGAAGCAGTTTCGGTTAGAGATGAATCGATTAGGTCAGGTTAGGCATCCAAATTTGGCACCCCTCTTGGGGTTTTGTGTTGCGGGGGAGGAGAAGCTTTTGGTATACAAGCACATGTCTAATGGGACTTTGTATTCTTTGCTCCACGGGACTGGTAATGCACTGGATTGGCCAACACGATTCAGGATTGGTTTGGGTGCTGCTAGGGGTCTAGCTTGGCTTCACCATGGCTACCAGCCTCCATTCCTGCATCAGAACATCTGCTCCAATGCGATTCTTGTCGACGAAGACTTCGATGCTCGGATTATGGACTTTGGATTGGCGAGGATGATGACTTCCTCGGACTCTATCGAGAGCAGTTACGTTAATGGGGATTTAGGAGAAATCGGTTATGTGGCCCCGGAGTACTCGAGCACCATGGTTGCTTCACTCAAAGGAGACGTGTATGGATTTGGAGTAGTGCTTTTGGAGCTGGTGACAGGGCAAAAACCTCTCGACATCAGCACCGCTGAAGGAGGATTCAAAGGGAACTTGGTGGATTGGGTAAATCACCTCTCAAGTTCAGGCAGAAGCAAAGATGCAGTTGAGAAAGCTATCTGTGGTAAGGGACATGATGAGGAGATTTCCCAGTTCCTAAAAATTGCTTGTAAATGTGTCATTGCTCGGCCCAAGGACAGATGGTCCATGCACGAGGCTTACCATTCCTTGAAGAACATTGCCAATGAGCGTGGTTTGTCAGAGCAAGATGACgaatttccattgatttttggCAAACAAGGTCATGATTAA
- the LOC118036897 gene encoding uncharacterized protein → MAISSSPIASPLGININTKLAASSSFPNLALFNLPSKPTNRISTIVLSSYRNGLTSEDKKALFEKYGLDPNQFPSQPSSSSPSLKTKRRKEIQNPGRGKQVREEDGEDKPQRTTHRLLQVLGGKAKRKKLLSPKGMDVRPMMEVVKGSAFDILQAAGGCPASLRPGRWLDLYSGTGSVGIEAISRGCSEVHFVEMDPWVVSNVLQPNLECTGFLDVSVIHTVRVESFLECAEQFVGQDSAFDFISVTPPYTQVDYGILMDQISKSPIVGEDTFIVVEYPLRTDMLDSCGCLVKINDRRFGRTHLAIYGPEWAQKKRKK, encoded by the exons ATGGCGATTTCATCGTCGCCAATAGCTTCTCCTCTAGGCATCAACATCAATACCAAACTTGcagcctcttcttcttttccaaaTCTCGCTCTCTTCAACCTCCCTTCCAAGCCCACCAATCGCATTTCAACCATTGTTCTCTCCTCTTACA GAAATGGACTGACGAGTGAAGATAAAAAGGCCCTATTCGAAAAATACGGTCTTGATCCTAATCAATTCCCATCACAACCTTCCTCTTCTTCACCTTCTCTTAAG ACAAAGAGGAGAAAGGAAATCCAAAACCCAGGTAGAGGAAAACAAGTCCGTGAAGAGGATGGGGAGGATAAGCCACAGAGGACCACTCATAGGTTACTTCAG GTGCTTGGAGGAAAGgctaaaagaaagaagttgcTCTCCCCCAAAGGCATGGATGTGCGGCCAATGATGGAGGTCGTAAAAGGTTCTGCCTTCGATATATTGCAG GCAGCTGGTGGCTGCCCTGCCTCTCTAAGGCCTGGTCGGTGGTTAGACTTGTACAGTGGCACTGGTTCTGTTGGTATTGAAGCCATCAGTCGAGGATGCTCTGAG GTGCATTTTGTTGAGATGGATCCTTGGGTTGTTTCAAACGTTTTACAACCAAACTTGGAGTGCACAGGATTTCTTGATGTTTCAGTTATACATACTGTTCGAGTTGAAAGCTTTTTAGAGTGCGCAGAGCAATTTGTGG GTCAGGACAGCGCATTTGATTTCATTAGTGTCACACCTCCATATACACAAGTTGATTATGGAATACTGATggatcaaatttcaaaatcacCCATAGTTGGAGAAGATACATTTATT GTAGTAGAATATCCTCTAAGAACCGACATGTTGGATTCATGTGGATGCCTTGTGAAG ATAAATGATAGACGATTTGGTCGGACCCATTTAGCAATTTATGGACCTGAGTGGGCccagaagaagagaaagaaataa